From the Solea senegalensis isolate Sse05_10M linkage group LG16, IFAPA_SoseM_1, whole genome shotgun sequence genome, one window contains:
- the letm1 gene encoding mitochondrial proton/calcium exchanger protein isoform X3, whose protein sequence is MASILFTRSVAPLMKTSRTLKNEFRKGKLQDGACFSCTALRLSSHRPASLTSVSIFTPTLPVSGQSWDSQRLLCAFSLRASTSLHPGITTGPQWTTVPQQYIASVRWIHTSGRRWDDSKVEKSLRSIKDKKKLEEGGPVYSPTVDAQPARRTVRQWVVDEVKHYYHGFKLLWFDTTISARMLWNVLHGHVLSRRERRQFLRTCADVFRLVPFLVFIIVPFMEFLLPVALKLFPNMLPSTFETQSKKEERLKKELRVKLEMAKFLQDTIEEIALRNKAAKSDVAEEFSTFFQMIRNSGERPSNEQILKFSKLFEDDLTLDNLTRPQLVALCRLLELQSIGTNNFLRFQLIMKLRTIRADDKLIAEEGVDSLNVTEVQAACRVRGMRSLGVTEERLREQLSQWLDLHLNQQIPTSLLLLSRAMYLPDTLSPADQLKTTLQTLPEMVTKEAQLNLAEMELSKVDNKTKLETTLQEEAAIRQDNKEREMERLADAAEKVAKQGEMELEAERMKHNKTKVAADSETLKDTAPVLEGTKFEHWQTFLRFQGEEITKEEIDMLSDACSKLKEQKKLLTLEKEELEDLKDDVQEYNEDLEEIKKELSKSGQETVKESKASQRLSKRVNRMIGRMDKIIVELEKDKEILDGQTASGTCPPLGLFYAFRENLISIDELINIMRQIQNIPEDKLQRIAEALDDNKDGKIDIDDVIKVVELIDKEDIDISTSQVSDIMVMLQKEEMLMEKEKAKEKAEKEQAANS, encoded by the exons ATGGCGTCAATCCTCTTTACCAGGTCCGTGGCACCTTTAATGAAAACCTCCCGCACACTAAAGAATGAATTCCGTAAAG GGAAGTTACAAGATGGTGCCTGTTTCAGCTGCACAGCTCTCAGACTCTCCAGTCACAG ACCTGCGAGTTTGACTTCAGTTTCCATATTCACTCCTACCCTCCCTGTGTCGGGCCAGAGTTGGGACTCGCAGCGGCTCTTATGCGCCTTCAGCCTCAGAGCCTCCACTTCACTACACCCTGGGATCACAACAGGACCCCAGTGGACCACAGTGCCGCAGCAGTACATCGCCAGTGTCCGGTGGATACACACATCGGGGAGGAGATGGGACGATTCGAAGGTGGAGAAGTCGCTGCGGTCCATAAAGGAcaagaagaagctggaggaaGGAGGCCCCGTGTACAGTCCCACGGTAGACGCACAACCTGCGAGGAGGACAGTCAGACAGTGGGTCGTGGATGAAGTCAAACATTACTACCACGGCTTCAAGCTGCTGTGGTTTGATACCACGATTTCTGCGCGAATGCTGTGGAACGTCCTGCACGGACATGTCCTGTCCCGACGGGAGAGGAGACAA TTTCTCAGAACGTGCGCGGACGTCTTCCGACTCGTCCCCTTCCTCGTCTTCATCATCGTCCCCTTCATGGAGTTCCTGCTCCCCGTGGCTCTGAAGCTCTTCCCCAACATGCTGCCGTCCACCTTCGAGACACAGTCAAAGAAG gaggAGAGGTTGAAAAAGGAGCTGAGGGTCAAACTGGAGATGGCCAAGTTCTTGCAGGACACCATCGAGGAGATCGCCCTGAGGAACAAAGCTGCCAAAAGCGACGTGGCCGAGGAGTTCTCCACCTTCTTCCAAATG ATCCGGAACTCCGGAGAACGTCCCAGTAACGAGCAGATCTTGAAATTCTCCAAACTGTTCGAGGACGACCTGACTCTAGACAATCTGACACGACCTCAGCTGGTGGCTCTCTGTCGCCTCCTGGAGCTCCAGTCCATCGGGACCAACAACTTCCTGCGCTTCCAGCTCATCATGAAGCTGAGGACCATCCGAGCTGACGACAAG CTGATAGCAGAGGAAGGAGTGGACAGTCTGAACGTGACTGAGGTGCAGGCAGCCTGTCGTGTCAGAGGGATGAGGTCACTCGGAGTCACAGAAGAACGACTGAGAGAGCAACTCAGCCAG TGGTTGGACCTGCACCTGAACCAGCAGATCCccacctctctgctgctgctgtctcggGCCATGTACCTACCCGACACCCTGTCTCCTGCCGACCAGCTGAAGACCACACTGCAGACGCTGCCTGAGATGGTG ACAAAGGAGGCTCAGTTGAATTTGGCAGAGATGGAGCTCTCCAAAGTGGACAACAAGACCAAACTGGAGACGACACTGCAGGAGGAGGCGGCCATTCGCCAGGACAACAAAGAGCGTGAGATGGAGAGGCTGGCTGATGCTGCAGAGAAGGTCGCAAAG CAGGGTGAGATGGAGCTGGAAGCAGAGAGGATGAAGCACAATAAGACGAAGGTGGCTGCTGATTCAGAGACACTGAAGGACACAGCTCCTGTCTTAGAGGGAACCAAG TTTGAACATTGGCAGACTTTCCTGCGCTTCCAG GGAGAGGAGATCACCAAGGAGGAGATCGACATGCTGAGTGACGCCTGCTCAAAGCTGAAGGAGCAGAAGAAGCTGTTGACACTGGAGAAAGAGGAGCTGGAGGATCTGAAGGACGACGTCCAAGAGTACAACGAG GATCTGGAGGAAATAAAGAAGGAGCTGTCTAAGAGCGGCCAGGAGACGGTGAAGGAGTCGAAAGCGAGTCAGCGCCTGTCCAAGAGGGTCAACCGCATGATCGGTCGCATGGACAAGATCATcgtggagctggagaaggacAAGGAGATCCTGGATGGACAGACGGCCAGTGGGACATGCCCACCCCTTGG TCTGTTCTACGCCTTCAGGGAGAACCTCATCAGTATCGACGAGCTGATCAACATCATGCGGCAGATCCAGAACATTCCCGAGGACAAGCTGCAGCGCATCGCCGAGGCCCTCGACGACAACAAGGACGGGAAGATCGACATCGACGACGTCATCAAA GTGGTGGAGCTGATCGACAAGGAGGACATCGACATCTCCACCTCTCAGGTGTCTGACATCATGGTGATGCTGCAGAAGGAGGAGATGCTGATGGAGAAGGAAAAGGCCAAAGAGAAGGCAGAGAAGGAGCAGGCGGCCAACAGCTAA
- the letm1 gene encoding mitochondrial proton/calcium exchanger protein isoform X5, producing MASILFTRSVAPLMKTSRTLKNEFRKGKLQDGACFSCTALRLSSHRPASLTSVSIFTPTLPVSGQSWDSQRLLCAFSLRASTSLHPGITTGPQWTTVPQQYIASVRWIHTSGRRWDDSKVEKSLRSIKDKKKLEEGGPVYSPTVDAQPARRTVRQWVVDEVKHYYHGFKLLWFDTTISARMLWNVLHGHVLSRRERRQFLRTCADVFRLVPFLVFIIVPFMEFLLPVALKLFPNMLPSTFETQSKKEERLKKELRVKLEMAKFLQDTIEEIALRNKAAKSDVAEEFSTFFQMIRNSGERPSNEQILKFSKLFEDDLTLDNLTRPQLVALCRLLELQSIGTNNFLRFQLIMKLRTIRADDKLIAEEGVDSLNVTEVQAACRVRGMRSLGVTEERLREQLSQWLDLHLNQQIPTSLLLLSRAMYLPDTLSPADQLKTTLQTLPEMVTKEAQLNLAEMELSKVDNKTKLETTLQEEAAIRQDNKEREMERLADAAEKVAKQGEMELEAERMKHNKTKVAADSETLKDTAPVLEGTKGEEITKEEIDMLSDACSKLKEQKKLLTLEKEELEDLKDDVQEYNEDLEEIKKELSKSGQETVKESKASQRLSKRVNRMIGRMDKIIVELEKDKEILDGQTASGTCPPLGLFYAFRENLISIDELINIMRQIQNIPEDKLQRIAEALDDNKDGKIDIDDVIKVVELIDKEDIDISTSQVSDIMVMLQKEEMLMEKEKAKEKAEKEQAANS from the exons ATGGCGTCAATCCTCTTTACCAGGTCCGTGGCACCTTTAATGAAAACCTCCCGCACACTAAAGAATGAATTCCGTAAAG GGAAGTTACAAGATGGTGCCTGTTTCAGCTGCACAGCTCTCAGACTCTCCAGTCACAG ACCTGCGAGTTTGACTTCAGTTTCCATATTCACTCCTACCCTCCCTGTGTCGGGCCAGAGTTGGGACTCGCAGCGGCTCTTATGCGCCTTCAGCCTCAGAGCCTCCACTTCACTACACCCTGGGATCACAACAGGACCCCAGTGGACCACAGTGCCGCAGCAGTACATCGCCAGTGTCCGGTGGATACACACATCGGGGAGGAGATGGGACGATTCGAAGGTGGAGAAGTCGCTGCGGTCCATAAAGGAcaagaagaagctggaggaaGGAGGCCCCGTGTACAGTCCCACGGTAGACGCACAACCTGCGAGGAGGACAGTCAGACAGTGGGTCGTGGATGAAGTCAAACATTACTACCACGGCTTCAAGCTGCTGTGGTTTGATACCACGATTTCTGCGCGAATGCTGTGGAACGTCCTGCACGGACATGTCCTGTCCCGACGGGAGAGGAGACAA TTTCTCAGAACGTGCGCGGACGTCTTCCGACTCGTCCCCTTCCTCGTCTTCATCATCGTCCCCTTCATGGAGTTCCTGCTCCCCGTGGCTCTGAAGCTCTTCCCCAACATGCTGCCGTCCACCTTCGAGACACAGTCAAAGAAG gaggAGAGGTTGAAAAAGGAGCTGAGGGTCAAACTGGAGATGGCCAAGTTCTTGCAGGACACCATCGAGGAGATCGCCCTGAGGAACAAAGCTGCCAAAAGCGACGTGGCCGAGGAGTTCTCCACCTTCTTCCAAATG ATCCGGAACTCCGGAGAACGTCCCAGTAACGAGCAGATCTTGAAATTCTCCAAACTGTTCGAGGACGACCTGACTCTAGACAATCTGACACGACCTCAGCTGGTGGCTCTCTGTCGCCTCCTGGAGCTCCAGTCCATCGGGACCAACAACTTCCTGCGCTTCCAGCTCATCATGAAGCTGAGGACCATCCGAGCTGACGACAAG CTGATAGCAGAGGAAGGAGTGGACAGTCTGAACGTGACTGAGGTGCAGGCAGCCTGTCGTGTCAGAGGGATGAGGTCACTCGGAGTCACAGAAGAACGACTGAGAGAGCAACTCAGCCAG TGGTTGGACCTGCACCTGAACCAGCAGATCCccacctctctgctgctgctgtctcggGCCATGTACCTACCCGACACCCTGTCTCCTGCCGACCAGCTGAAGACCACACTGCAGACGCTGCCTGAGATGGTG ACAAAGGAGGCTCAGTTGAATTTGGCAGAGATGGAGCTCTCCAAAGTGGACAACAAGACCAAACTGGAGACGACACTGCAGGAGGAGGCGGCCATTCGCCAGGACAACAAAGAGCGTGAGATGGAGAGGCTGGCTGATGCTGCAGAGAAGGTCGCAAAG CAGGGTGAGATGGAGCTGGAAGCAGAGAGGATGAAGCACAATAAGACGAAGGTGGCTGCTGATTCAGAGACACTGAAGGACACAGCTCCTGTCTTAGAGGGAACCAAG GGAGAGGAGATCACCAAGGAGGAGATCGACATGCTGAGTGACGCCTGCTCAAAGCTGAAGGAGCAGAAGAAGCTGTTGACACTGGAGAAAGAGGAGCTGGAGGATCTGAAGGACGACGTCCAAGAGTACAACGAG GATCTGGAGGAAATAAAGAAGGAGCTGTCTAAGAGCGGCCAGGAGACGGTGAAGGAGTCGAAAGCGAGTCAGCGCCTGTCCAAGAGGGTCAACCGCATGATCGGTCGCATGGACAAGATCATcgtggagctggagaaggacAAGGAGATCCTGGATGGACAGACGGCCAGTGGGACATGCCCACCCCTTGG TCTGTTCTACGCCTTCAGGGAGAACCTCATCAGTATCGACGAGCTGATCAACATCATGCGGCAGATCCAGAACATTCCCGAGGACAAGCTGCAGCGCATCGCCGAGGCCCTCGACGACAACAAGGACGGGAAGATCGACATCGACGACGTCATCAAA GTGGTGGAGCTGATCGACAAGGAGGACATCGACATCTCCACCTCTCAGGTGTCTGACATCATGGTGATGCTGCAGAAGGAGGAGATGCTGATGGAGAAGGAAAAGGCCAAAGAGAAGGCAGAGAAGGAGCAGGCGGCCAACAGCTAA